In Bacteroidales bacterium, the following are encoded in one genomic region:
- a CDS encoding DUF4468 domain-containing protein, giving the protein MKRFLIAIILIAGVTFTAFTQQITASKIPVDSVTKKITYTEVAQQTGTKDTLYNRAIHWCNSFFANPQSATTLRDVAMGKIEGKYQFKVTNAPDKNGLKTDAGIVKYSFTIELKENKYRIKITDLNLKGASYFALERWLDKTDKAYVPQWDYYLTQVDEYMKDFIKNLKKGMQEVKKVNDNW; this is encoded by the coding sequence ATGAAAAGATTTTTGATTGCAATCATACTTATTGCAGGTGTTACATTTACTGCTTTTACACAACAAATCACTGCTTCTAAAATCCCGGTTGATTCAGTTACCAAAAAAATAACTTATACCGAAGTTGCGCAACAAACCGGAACAAAAGATACTTTATATAATCGTGCAATACATTGGTGTAATTCATTCTTTGCAAATCCACAGTCAGCAACAACTTTACGTGATGTTGCCATGGGAAAGATTGAAGGAAAATACCAATTTAAAGTTACAAATGCTCCTGATAAAAATGGATTAAAAACCGATGCCGGAATAGTTAAATACTCATTTACAATTGAACTTAAAGAAAATAAATATCGTATTAAAATTACCGATTTAAATCTTAAAGGTGCATCCTATTTTGCTCTTGAACGCTGGCTCGACAAAACAGATAAGGCATACGTTCCACAGTGGGATTACTACCTTACACAAGTTGATGAGTACATGAAAGATTTTATAAAAAACCTGAAAAAAGGAATGCAGGAAGTGAAGAAAGTAAATGACAACTGGTAA